TTCCATATTCATCGTATCATATATGGCTGAACCTTCTCGGAGAAACTCAGGATTGGAGGCAACATCAAATTGGTCATGTCCACAATACTCAGAGATAATGGATTTCACTCTTCGATTAGTGCCTACTGGAACTGTACTTTTCGTAACAATAACCTTGTAATCTGAAATATTTTCTCCGATTGATTTCGCAACTGCTTCAACAAAACGCAAATCTGCTTCTCCATTTTCTTTCTCAGGTGTCCCCACGGCAATAATAATAACATCAGCACTATCCATGCCTTCTTTTAAATCTGTGGTAAAGAATAATCGCTCTGCAGAAGAATTTTTTATTACCAGTTCTTTCAACCCTGGTTCATATATAGGTACAATTCCTTTTTTTAAGTTATTTATCTTGCTTTCATCAAGATCTACACATGTGACCCGATTTCCAATATCACTAAAGCAAACACCTGAAACCAAGCCAACATATCCTGTTCCAATTACACAAACGTTCATGAATTCTATTCCTCCAAAATTAATCTTCTATAATTTCTTTTAGCCACTTGCGTAAAGGATCTTTCAAATCATCCCTCATTAAGGCAAATTCAACAGTTGCTTGAATGAATCCATACTTATCACCAATATCATACCTTTTTCCATTGAAATGGTACCCATACATATCCTGTTTAGAAGATAGTTCTTTCAGGGCATCAGTCAATTGTATTTCATTGCCCCTACCTGGTTCAATTGTTTCTAGTATATCTAAGATTTCAGGGGTTAAAACGTATCGTCCCATAATAGCAAGGTTTGAAGGAGCTTCTTCTAGTGAAGGTTTTTCTACCAGGTCTTTAATCTTCACTAAATTATCATTCGAAGATGAATCTTCTGGTGAGATCACTCCATATTTAGACACGTCTTTATCTGCCACTTCTTGTACACCTATAATTGAACTTTGTTTTTCTTCGAATTCATTAATAAGTTGTTTCAGGCAAGGGGTTTCAGAAACAACAATATCATCTCCAAGCATGACCGCAAACGGATCGTTTCCAATAAATTTGCGTGCACACCAGATGGCATGACCTAAGCCTTTAGGCTCTTTTTGTCGGATGTAATGAATATCTGCCATTGAAGAAATTTTTTGGATCTCTTCTAGTTGTTCATATTTTCCTTTTGAAGCCAGCATTTCTTCTAAAACCAAAGATTTATCAAAATGATCTTCTATAGCTCTTTTCCCTCGGCCAGTTACGATAAGTATATCTTCTATTCCAGAAGAAACTGCCTCTTCTATTATATATTGGATAGTAGGTGTATCTACGATTGGAAGCATTTCCTTTGGTTGAGCTTTGGTAGCTGGAAGAAATCTTGTACCCAGCCCAGCAGCAGGAATGATTGCCTTTTTCACTTTCATTATTCGACACCTCATTTGAATTTATTAAATACATTGAAAACAATTGTATTATAGCACAACCCTATAATAAAAATCTTGCTGTTACATGATTATAACCTCATTAACCATTTTGTAAATCTTTCAATACCAAAATATAAAAACAAAAGAGAAGAGACACACAGCCTCTTCTCTTTAAAAACATATTATAAATTCTTTTAATTTCCTAATACTGTATTTGGGTAGTAGAAGTTTAGAATCTCAACATAAGATTGTCCAGCCTCGGCTCTGACTTTAGCGCCGTACTGACTCATTCCCACTCCATGTCCAAATCCTTTTCCTTTGATAATATATTTTCCTTGGTTATTAACAATTTGCTCTACTTGATAGCTTTTGAAGTAACTACCACCGAACATTGATCGAAGTTCACTGATGGGAGAATCTTTTAATTTAAGTGTGTATAGTTTAATATCCCCAAGCAAAGCATTCTTAACATCCGTTTTAGCCTGATTCGAAATTGTTGCCTCTCCACCTAGATAGAAAACATGGGGTCTTAAACCTAATTCTTTAACCCAATTCTTTACCACCGAAGGAAGTGTATCTTTTTCAGTCAGCACGATAGGTGCAGATTTAGTTGCCGCAAGCACCGCACCTGGCAATGCATCAATAAATGTTTCACCTTGGGCAAAAAATACATTTTTCATATCAAAATTGTATTTCTCAGCTATATCGATACTTGTTTCATAACGGTTAGATCCTGCAATTCTATCAACTTTTGAGATTCCTAACTTGCGTATTTCTTTTTCTATATCTTCAGATAAAGCACTCGTTCCTCCAACCAATGTAACTTGTTCTATATTATTTGTTTTCAAAACTTCTTTTACTGAATTACTTAGCGCGTCTTTATCTGTCAGGAGAATCGGTCTTTGTTTCTCCGCAGCATAGGAAGCGATGGATAGTGCATCGGGAGATTCTTCATTTCCACTTGTGATAAATACCTGTTTAAACTCTTTTACTTCTTTAGCAACTTTTGCAGAAGTGTCATACCTTGTGGATCCTTCTATTCTTTTTACTTTATATCCCATTGAAGATAATTTTTGATCAACTTCATACGAGATTGCTTTTCCTCCACCTAATATATAAATATCAGAAGCTTTCAACTCTTTAATTTGGTCCATAATGACTGCCGGAAGCTTATCAGATTCTGTTAGCAATAATGGCGATGATAACTTTTTAGCCAAGACCGCACCTGTAATCGCATCAACATGTTTATCGCCCCGACCTAAGACTACGGCGTGTGCTACGTCCCAGCCTTCTTGGGAGATTTGCATACTCGTATGGTAACGGGTTTCCCCACCAAGGACCGTTGAATAGTCCTTAGGTATACTATTACTACTTTCTCGTTCAAATTCTCCATCTGAGTTTTTCACAAAGTACTCAACAGTTACACTGCCATTGGTTTTTTTACCAGTTTCTAATCCTTTATCTGACAGTGTACTTCCAGAAACACTAATATGGGGTACCCCTACAACTTTTATTTCGTCTCCACTATGTCCTGACTTCGTAATATACTTTTTAATATAGTTTAGGATTGTAGTATCTTCACTTTTTTCAAAGGTTTTATTCCACCATAGCTCTGGTCTGATAAGATCGAGGCTTGCGGTATTAATCTGTTCTTGATTAATGGATAAGTCCCATCCAATTTGTGGATCGTAATCGTCTGGTCTAGATGGTAAATAATTAAGTTTTGTGCCGCCCCAATAATTACTGTTAGACTCCGTGTGTCCACCATTACTGGAGGAATAGTATGCACCTATCAATTTTCCATTTTGTCGAAGCACTTTACCTTTCGTTTCTTCAACAGCTTTTGTGGAATTTGGATGCCAACTGTAGCCCGCATAAACTTGATTAGAAATGGTATCGTCAAAGTTTGAATTATTGACTCTCCCCATGGCATAAGTCCTGGCAGCGACAGTTTGTGCTTTCAATGCTTCTACATTCCACGAAGCAGGCATTTCACCTGGTACAACACCTTTTAAATAATCTTCGAAGGGGAGTTTATTAATAGGACGAATGTATCCAGATTCAATGGTAAATGTAACTGTACCCAGATATGGCTTGTCATTGATTGAGAAACGGTTACTCTCACTATATTGCTTTGGTTCAATCGTAAATTCCTGATTATAAGTCTTAATTATTGAGCTGTTTTTGTAAAGAGCTAACTTTCCACCTTCAATTTTGACTTCGTATTTATCATTAGAGGTCAACTTAGTATTGACGTCATCTGAAATGAAATATTCACCTTTTATCATTAACGATATCGCCTTTTGGTTCCCTAGGTAGTTCCGCAATTTGACTTTCACCTGGTCATCCGCTTGTGCAAAGGCTTTCGTATCAACAGAGACCGGAGCAAAAACAAACAATAAAACTAGGAACAAAGTTATCTTTCTCTTCATTTAATATTGCCTCCCGTCTTACACATTATTTTAAAGTAGCAGTGGATGTGTATCCATTTTCACCTGTCACTTCGATTTCTTCCTTTATCAACCCATGACCAGCAGCATAGTATCTAGTTAAAGTCGTTTCACTTCCTGCAATTTCATCTGAAACGGTTTTCACAACATATACATTTTTATATTCTTTTCCATTCATTTTCACAGTAGTATCTTCTTCAAGGACATCCCAGTCTGTATCCACACCAAGAATGCGTTCGCCTTTATTGGATTCAAAGTCTCCTAAAATACTTTTTTCACCGTTATTCTGTTCTGCATAATCCTGATAGACTAGCGTAATTTCTTCATCAGTCCACTTGTAAATTTCTGTTGTTTGAGTACTCCCTAAAGTGACAAGAAGTTGTATGTATTCTTGATTCTGGTCTACAATTTCTTCAGTGAAGAGTGTCTGACCATTTTCAACAAAAGCCCTCGGCTCACCTTTTTCTGGTCGCAGAAGGAAATACTTCTTGCTATCTTGTTTTTTATCAACCTTACTTTGCTCTTCCTCTTTTTCATCCGACTCATCATCCTCAGGAGAAGAAGGAACAGAATCCTGATTCTGTTCCTCTTCAGCTAATGTGGAGTCCTCATTCGTATTGGTTGCAGATTCGTTAGAATTTCCGGTCGAGTCTGAGGCTTTCTCTTCTGAGCAAGCTGTTAAGAATAGCAAACAGCCTACCATGAACGCAATTTGAAATTTATACATAGTTACTTCCTCCACTTGAAAATATAAATCTACTATTTCACCAAGTAAGTTGTATCTTTCACAACGTCATCTTTTAAAGTTCCACCAATGACGTTCACATTTAATATACGTTGATCATTACCAAGATTCATTAAGAACGCTTTAATTCCCTGATCCATCTTCTGACCTGATAAAATAAGCGGAGCCTTAGTTGACACTGCTAACGATGACGCAGCCAGTGCATCTGGGAAATTATCACCTGTCGTTAGAAAGATAGCGTCTGATTTAAAGCTATCTTTGAACTCCCATAGTACAGCTGTTAATGTTTTGTAGCGGTCTTCTCCAGCAAGTCTCTTAGCGTCCGTGGTAGCTTGGCCAACCAACCTTTCCACTGAATTTCCGATAACCGCGTCTCCACCGATCAGGCGAACTTTTTTCCCTTTTAATAGAGATAACGATGAAGATGTGATAGAGTCCTCTTTAGTTAGCACAATTCCCCATTTTTGTGCTGTAGCAATAGGCGCTACAGAAAGGGCATCGGCAAACTTGTCTCCAGAAGCAACAAAGTAACCATTAACGCTTCCTAACTTATTTAGGATTTCTAAATTAGTAGCATACCGGTCACTTCCTTGGATACGCTCAACACCAACATTCATACTCCTAATACTGGTTTCTACTTGTTTAGAAATAGCTTCTTGTCCACCGATAATAATAACTTTATCAGCACCCAGTCTCTTCAATTCCTCTTTCACCGTTGAATTTAATGCCTCGGTCTCCGAGAGCAGTAGGGGTGCCTGACCAAATTTCGAGGACAATGGACCTGCCGATAAGGCATCTGCCGAATCATATCCAGTAGCTAAGAGAACTACTTTTTGTTCTTTCTTGACATCAAAACCATTGGGATATAGGGATTTTGAAACTTCTACTGAAGTCATAATCCTGTCCAAACCACTCAGTTCTTTTACAGCAGGTTTATTTTGCACCGAATCACTTGATGAAGATGACCAGAGGATTTCCTTCGAATCATTTCTGATTACCCTACCAGATGATAACTTTTTAGCTTCGTGTAATGCTTGCTTATAATCATAATAATCTTTCTGTTTAGTGCTTGATTGATAAACAGAATAAATCGGTTTAAGTGTGTTCGACCAGAGAATCCAACCGTTTTCTTTATTTACTATATAGCTTTCATTTGTTGATTTCGCATAAGAATATGCTTGATCATATGAATAGAATTTTTTCTCAGCAACATCTTTACCATAATACACAATGTAATTTTCGTTATTGTAAATCGATTTCTGATTATATTTATCAAAAACGGTTACTAATACTTTTTTACTATCAGCAAATTTAACCGCTTCTTCTTTTGTCGCTTTTACAGCTAATCTTTCATTATTAGAATTGTATACTTCATATACTTTAAAGTATTCTTCTACACCTTGTGTTGCAGCCTTAGCTGCAGACCATTGGAAGTCGCTGGTTTTAATTCGGTTCTCCTCTTCAGCATTTGTCATATAGCCTAGTTCTAGTAAAACAGATGGTGATTGAGCATTCCGGATAACATAAAATGCTTCATCTGCGTGAATCCCTCTATCAACTGTTTTAAGGTTACTAACCATATTAGGATGGATTTCTTCCGCCAATCGTTTACTGTCAGATAAATATTTGATTTGTAATGGATCATGAGGCCAGCGAGAATCATAGTATTTAATCCCGTCATAATAGTAAGTTTCTGTCCCTTTTACATATGGCGAACGCGGATGACCATTATGGTGCACGGAAATAAATACCGTTTGATCATTATTTCCAGCTATCTGACTATTAGCATATCTCATCCTCATATCTAGATCTCCACCATTCCCAGATATGTAACTAGCAAAATCCTTATCTGTTTCTCTCGTCATCCTAACATCATAACCTTTATCTTTCAGTAGGGACTGTAGCTTTAAAGATACGAGAAGATTTACATCTCTTTCACACACTCTTGTAACATTTCCTGTTAACCCGCAAGTCCCTGTATGTTTTCCACCGTGCCCTGGGTCAATGATGACTCGCTTTTCTGCTGAAGCACCATCTGCTGATGCAAGCATGATAAGTCCCATTGAAAGTGCCATAGAAGCTAATAATTTTTTCTTCATTTCTTCCTCCTAAAAATGTCAATTATTCGTAATCTATGTCATATTATAGCAACATATTTCTCTTAACAACATAGATTATTTGGAAAATGGTTCTTGTTATCTAGAAGATTAAATTTCACTCTAGCCAGTCACCTCCAATGATATAAAAAATAGTTTCCAAACAAACTTGCCCTATGTAATTTTCCTGGACCTAGAAATATACGTAAATCAAACTAATTAAAGCACTCTACTCAGTTCATATCGGTTCGTTTTACTTATTATTAATCGTTTACCGATATGTAAAAAATGGAATATTCTTGTGGGTATTTCATTTTTTGATTAGACTATTAAAATTTCAGCTTCCAATTTCTACATTCATTATGTGTCTATTTATTAGGCGAATGCTATAGTCATAAACCAGTTATCACGAGAGCAAATGATATTTGCGGGAGCCAGCGCGATGTTCCGATCCAGTTCAGTAGCACAGTGAAAATATACACATCTTCAGTAGTTAATTAAGATGGGGCATCAGTGAAGCTCGAATGATGTTGCCGAAAATATAATTCAATACTTTTTTATACTGATGCTGCCAGATTATATAATAATACAGCTGAATAATAAAAAGAGTGGGATGTTGTAATCCCACTCTTTTTATTGACATGTTTATTCGTTATTTAAATCATCAATTCTCCACGCCTTAGGTAAAGAAATAGCATCTTCTCCACCTAAAATAAAGTACCCCTGTTTATTTTCAAACCACTTCGTACTCTCTTCAATATTGGATTGAGAAGGCCCCACTAATATCACAGGACCTTTTAATCTTCCTGCCAATGGTCCCGCTGTAAGGGCATCTGGATAGTTTTCACCCGTTGCAAAATATAGATACGGAGAAGGATATTGCTTACCAAAAACTTGCTGAATATTCTTGTTTGTAGAATATCGATCTTCGCCGGCAATACGGTAAGGACTCGGAAGCCCATTCTCAACTTTTCTAGAAATCACTGCTGTTCCACCAACAATATACGTTTTAGTTACTTCATTGGTATGAATGTATTTCTTTATTGAATCTGATATCGATTCCTTCTTCACAAACAAAATAGGATAGTTTAAAGCCCCGCTATAGCCCGCTACTGATAAAGCATCGGGATAATTTTCGCCAGAAACAATAAAGGCTTTGTTAGTATGATATGGTATCGCTTCGTTAATGGCTAAATTTGTCTCATATCTGGTATCACCGAATAGCCTATGAATACTAAGAGGTAAACGGTATAACGCGCCTTCTACATCATCAGAGAGCGCATTTTCCCCTCCCACAATGACTACTTGATCTGCTCCGAGTCTCTTAATCTCTTCAATTACTTCTTCTGAAACCTTCGATCCCTTTACCAACAAGATTGGACAATCTAAATATGATGCTAATGGAGAAGCTGCTAAACTATCAGCAAAAGTATCTCCACTAGCTAAAACGACAAATTTCCCTGAAAGCTTTTGGTTATCAATAAACCATTCTTTTTCATCTAAACCTTCCCAACCCTTTTGGGAAATCTCAACTGAT
The nucleotide sequence above comes from Bacillus sp. KH172YL63. Encoded proteins:
- the galU gene encoding UTP--glucose-1-phosphate uridylyltransferase GalU, yielding MKVKKAIIPAAGLGTRFLPATKAQPKEMLPIVDTPTIQYIIEEAVSSGIEDILIVTGRGKRAIEDHFDKSLVLEEMLASKGKYEQLEEIQKISSMADIHYIRQKEPKGLGHAIWCARKFIGNDPFAVMLGDDIVVSETPCLKQLINEFEEKQSSIIGVQEVADKDVSKYGVISPEDSSSNDNLVKIKDLVEKPSLEEAPSNLAIMGRYVLTPEILDILETIEPGRGNEIQLTDALKELSSKQDMYGYHFNGKRYDIGDKYGFIQATVEFALMRDDLKDPLRKWLKEIIED
- a CDS encoding cell wall-binding repeat-containing protein; protein product: MKKKLLASMALSMGLIMLASADGASAEKRVIIDPGHGGKHTGTCGLTGNVTRVCERDVNLLVSLKLQSLLKDKGYDVRMTRETDKDFASYISGNGGDLDMRMRYANSQIAGNNDQTVFISVHHNGHPRSPYVKGTETYYYDGIKYYDSRWPHDPLQIKYLSDSKRLAEEIHPNMVSNLKTVDRGIHADEAFYVIRNAQSPSVLLELGYMTNAEEENRIKTSDFQWSAAKAATQGVEEYFKVYEVYNSNNERLAVKATKEEAVKFADSKKVLVTVFDKYNQKSIYNNENYIVYYGKDVAEKKFYSYDQAYSYAKSTNESYIVNKENGWILWSNTLKPIYSVYQSSTKQKDYYDYKQALHEAKKLSSGRVIRNDSKEILWSSSSSDSVQNKPAVKELSGLDRIMTSVEVSKSLYPNGFDVKKEQKVVLLATGYDSADALSAGPLSSKFGQAPLLLSETEALNSTVKEELKRLGADKVIIIGGQEAISKQVETSIRSMNVGVERIQGSDRYATNLEILNKLGSVNGYFVASGDKFADALSVAPIATAQKWGIVLTKEDSITSSSLSLLKGKKVRLIGGDAVIGNSVERLVGQATTDAKRLAGEDRYKTLTAVLWEFKDSFKSDAIFLTTGDNFPDALAASSLAVSTKAPLILSGQKMDQGIKAFLMNLGNDQRILNVNVIGGTLKDDVVKDTTYLVK
- a CDS encoding SpoIID/LytB domain-containing protein, which codes for MKRKITLFLVLLFVFAPVSVDTKAFAQADDQVKVKLRNYLGNQKAISLMIKGEYFISDDVNTKLTSNDKYEVKIEGGKLALYKNSSIIKTYNQEFTIEPKQYSESNRFSINDKPYLGTVTFTIESGYIRPINKLPFEDYLKGVVPGEMPASWNVEALKAQTVAARTYAMGRVNNSNFDDTISNQVYAGYSWHPNSTKAVEETKGKVLRQNGKLIGAYYSSSNGGHTESNSNYWGGTKLNYLPSRPDDYDPQIGWDLSINQEQINTASLDLIRPELWWNKTFEKSEDTTILNYIKKYITKSGHSGDEIKVVGVPHISVSGSTLSDKGLETGKKTNGSVTVEYFVKNSDGEFERESSNSIPKDYSTVLGGETRYHTSMQISQEGWDVAHAVVLGRGDKHVDAITGAVLAKKLSSPLLLTESDKLPAVIMDQIKELKASDIYILGGGKAISYEVDQKLSSMGYKVKRIEGSTRYDTSAKVAKEVKEFKQVFITSGNEESPDALSIASYAAEKQRPILLTDKDALSNSVKEVLKTNNIEQVTLVGGTSALSEDIEKEIRKLGISKVDRIAGSNRYETSIDIAEKYNFDMKNVFFAQGETFIDALPGAVLAATKSAPIVLTEKDTLPSVVKNWVKELGLRPHVFYLGGEATISNQAKTDVKNALLGDIKLYTLKLKDSPISELRSMFGGSYFKSYQVEQIVNNQGKYIIKGKGFGHGVGMSQYGAKVRAEAGQSYVEILNFYYPNTVLGN